The Candidatus Bathyarchaeia archaeon genome contains a region encoding:
- a CDS encoding nucleotidyltransferase domain-containing protein produces the protein MTASSREALEKVNELISSSLRRYGYNFLGAVVFGSLAKGTWRKNSDVDIMLLFNECDYSRNFKIYDGLKFEIYNMPAKIFFSPFSGGRRNLFFDMFRLQVLRTGKVLYEKDYIISRVFAMLSGRKIPHEYVGEALNKAHGLANAAERYLYRGSIEGAELKLLDASINFARALLMKMNIPEINTPRLLIPHMRGKSPDFYGVFREICGLKGMGRGEVEARIVEVKETLNNIRRKFGKNMGLKGVINKAESELSSAEDCLEVGDHDSAALQAEYAQSIIMKNMPVRSKLLTCTLMHRNLEKGEIKEYVKILKEMKEKYF, from the coding sequence ATGACAGCCTCTTCAAGAGAGGCTTTAGAAAAAGTTAATGAGCTTATATCTTCATCCTTGAGAAGATACGGATATAATTTTCTGGGAGCCGTCGTTTTTGGTAGCCTTGCTAAAGGAACGTGGCGTAAAAATAGCGACGTGGATATAATGCTATTATTTAATGAATGCGATTACTCTAGGAATTTTAAGATTTATGACGGCTTAAAATTCGAGATATATAATATGCCTGCAAAGATATTTTTCTCGCCGTTTTCCGGCGGCAGGAGAAATCTTTTCTTTGATATGTTTCGCCTACAAGTGCTGAGAACAGGAAAGGTTCTTTATGAGAAAGACTATATAATAAGCCGAGTATTCGCCATGCTGAGTGGACGGAAAATCCCGCATGAATATGTGGGTGAAGCCCTGAATAAAGCCCACGGCCTAGCGAATGCCGCTGAAAGATACCTTTATAGAGGCAGTATTGAGGGCGCTGAGCTAAAGCTATTAGATGCCTCAATAAACTTTGCGAGAGCACTGTTAATGAAGATGAATATTCCGGAAATAAATACTCCTAGGCTGCTGATCCCGCATATGCGTGGAAAGTCTCCAGATTTCTATGGGGTTTTCAGAGAAATCTGCGGATTAAAAGGTATGGGAAGGGGCGAAGTTGAAGCCAGAATTGTAGAAGTTAAGGAGACGCTAAATAATATTAGGCGTAAATTTGGGAAAAACATGGGGCTTAAAGGAGTTATCAACAAGGCGGAAAGCGAATTATCAAGCGCTGAAGACTGCCTAGAGGTCGGCGACCACGACTCAGCAGCGCTGCAGGCGGAATACGCCCAATCAATAATTATGAAAAATATGCCGGTGCGCAGCAAGCTTTTGACGTGCACGCTCATGCATAGAAATCTTGAAAAGGGCGAAATTAAAGAATATGTTAAAATTCTGAAGGAGATGAAAGAGAAGTATTTTTGA
- a CDS encoding tagaturonate epimerase family protein: MNAREVPVRSEVSAFKRSLEEKGRKVKIYVSSISSKDNAVFFLMREEYERKLTIIYPSKKPPVFCANFLSEEEGDLNESLSYKICPCNAQNAVEIRRIFPYTRPTPIGLTPAIGTGDRIGLATPGHIRAVRAIRNLSIEIFPVLAQQSVREMKRTLRSPQDVIDDVTWAVFQEGYRDGFAADADHLKTEEDVKEAFAAGFTMYTIDPSEYVDNGADSYSIQILEEKFNQLPWSSLKCCKEEILKRYLGKTFEVKDSNERILLKLSFSRENLLRAAVKYSAAIAHTLKLKELLDSLFRGEKYDLELSVDETDTPTDPIEHLFIALELKRLKINLQSLALRFVGRFEKAVDYIGDLKEFERAFQVHALIARNFGPYKLSIHSGSDKFTLYPIIGRIAGDIVHLKTAGTSYLESLRIIARHDPNLFREIVKFSIRSFEKDKASYYISAEPSRAHPPEGVPDEKLEETYLNNGDMRQILHVTFGSVLTARGEDGKWIFRDRIRKILLDKEEEYYEVISKHIRKHVEFLACRRPANKA; encoded by the coding sequence ATGAACGCTCGGGAGGTTCCAGTGCGGAGCGAGGTTTCAGCATTTAAGAGATCGCTGGAGGAGAAAGGGCGAAAAGTGAAAATTTACGTCTCTTCGATTTCAAGTAAGGATAACGCGGTTTTCTTCCTGATGAGGGAAGAATATGAACGAAAGTTAACCATAATTTATCCTTCGAAGAAGCCTCCCGTTTTTTGCGCCAATTTTCTTTCCGAGGAAGAAGGCGATCTTAATGAGTCTTTAAGCTATAAGATATGTCCATGTAACGCTCAAAACGCTGTGGAGATACGGAGGATCTTTCCATATACTAGACCCACCCCAATAGGTTTAACTCCAGCCATCGGAACTGGTGACCGTATCGGACTAGCTACGCCGGGCCATATACGCGCTGTACGCGCAATACGCAATCTTAGCATTGAGATATTTCCTGTTCTTGCTCAACAATCAGTACGTGAAATGAAGCGTACCCTCAGATCACCTCAAGATGTTATAGATGATGTTACTTGGGCGGTTTTTCAGGAAGGCTACCGTGATGGTTTTGCAGCTGACGCAGATCACCTGAAGACTGAGGAGGATGTCAAAGAGGCTTTTGCAGCGGGTTTTACTATGTATACTATAGATCCCTCGGAGTACGTCGATAACGGGGCAGACAGCTATTCTATCCAGATTCTAGAGGAGAAATTTAATCAGCTGCCATGGAGCAGTTTGAAGTGCTGTAAAGAAGAGATCTTGAAAAGATATTTAGGGAAAACCTTTGAGGTGAAAGATTCGAATGAGAGAATCCTTCTGAAACTCTCTTTCTCAAGAGAGAATCTCCTTAGGGCTGCGGTAAAATATTCTGCCGCCATAGCTCATACCCTAAAGCTAAAAGAGCTTTTAGACAGTTTATTCAGGGGCGAAAAGTATGATCTGGAGCTATCTGTCGATGAGACAGATACTCCAACCGATCCAATTGAACACCTTTTCATAGCATTGGAGTTAAAGAGATTGAAAATAAATTTACAGAGCCTAGCCCTTAGGTTCGTGGGCAGGTTTGAAAAGGCAGTTGACTATATAGGTGATCTAAAGGAATTTGAAAGAGCCTTTCAGGTCCACGCGTTAATAGCGAGGAACTTCGGACCCTATAAATTAAGTATTCATTCTGGGAGCGATAAATTCACTCTATATCCTATTATAGGTAGAATAGCTGGCGATATAGTTCATCTAAAAACCGCTGGAACCAGCTACTTGGAGTCGCTGCGCATAATAGCGAGACATGATCCGAATCTCTTTCGCGAAATCGTTAAATTCAGCATTAGGAGCTTTGAAAAAGATAAAGCATCATACTATATTAGCGCGGAGCCATCGCGAGCCCATCCGCCCGAAGGAGTCCCAGACGAAAAGCTCGAGGAAACATATCTCAATAACGGCGATATGAGACAAATACTTCATGTTACATTCGGCTCGGTACTGACGGCTAGAGGAGAAGACGGAAAATGGATCTTTAGAGATCGGATCAGAAAAATTTTGCTAGACAAAGAAGAAGAATACTATGAGGTTATTTCTAAACATATCAGAAAGCACGTTGAATTTTTAGCATGTCGAAGGCCAGCAAATAAAGCTTAA
- the thrC gene encoding threonine synthase: MNDHYRLTCINCGAEYAPNNVIYRCSRCGDLLSIEYSSDIMRPEIALEWKSRDLSVWRYAELLPISDKNKIVSLGEGGTSINKCVRLSCEVNLRNVYVKNEGENPTGSFKDRGMTVGVTKALELGVKYVACASTGNTSASLAAYAARAGLKCMVLIPSGKVAFGKLVQAIAHGAKIIQVKGNFDEALKIIEGICLTRPIYLLNSINPYRLEGQKTIAFEIWDQLNHNVPDKIIVPVGNAGNISAIWKGFKELQSAGLIEKLPEMIGIQAEGAAPIAGFLKGELSEIKFVENPETVATAIRIGSPVNWKKAVKAIKESNGLAETVSDEEILDAQMLLARREGIFVEPASAAAIAGLIKLARTKLIDKDEVVVCILTGHGLKDPEIILKIHSKPVEMEADVNAIVKMLEL; this comes from the coding sequence ATGAACGATCATTATCGCCTGACTTGCATAAACTGCGGGGCCGAGTACGCTCCGAACAACGTTATTTATAGGTGTTCTAGATGCGGGGATCTCCTCTCCATTGAATATAGCAGCGATATAATGAGGCCTGAAATAGCCCTAGAGTGGAAGTCGAGAGATCTCTCAGTTTGGCGGTACGCTGAACTATTACCAATAAGCGATAAAAATAAAATAGTGAGCTTGGGTGAAGGTGGAACAAGCATAAACAAATGTGTTAGACTTAGTTGCGAGGTGAATCTGAGAAATGTGTATGTGAAGAATGAGGGCGAGAATCCAACCGGCTCATTTAAGGACAGAGGCATGACGGTTGGTGTAACAAAGGCTTTAGAGCTCGGCGTGAAGTATGTTGCGTGCGCTTCAACTGGCAACACCTCTGCCTCGCTTGCAGCGTACGCCGCTAGAGCCGGGTTGAAATGCATGGTGCTTATTCCATCCGGTAAAGTTGCGTTTGGGAAACTTGTCCAAGCAATAGCTCATGGCGCCAAGATCATTCAGGTAAAGGGTAACTTCGATGAGGCGTTAAAGATCATCGAGGGGATCTGCCTAACGCGTCCAATATACCTGCTAAACTCAATAAATCCATATAGGCTTGAGGGGCAGAAAACAATAGCCTTCGAGATATGGGATCAGCTCAACCATAATGTGCCGGATAAAATTATTGTTCCTGTCGGAAACGCTGGAAACATCAGCGCCATATGGAAGGGTTTTAAGGAACTGCAATCCGCTGGGCTGATAGAGAAGCTGCCCGAAATGATCGGCATACAGGCTGAGGGGGCCGCGCCCATAGCGGGTTTCCTTAAGGGGGAATTAAGCGAAATAAAGTTTGTTGAGAACCCTGAGACAGTTGCAACCGCCATAAGGATTGGCTCGCCGGTAAACTGGAAGAAAGCGGTTAAAGCCATCAAAGAATCTAATGGTTTGGCGGAGACAGTTTCGGATGAAGAAATATTAGATGCACAAATGCTCCTGGCTCGACGTGAAGGCATCTTCGTTGAGCCGGCCAGCGCCGCAGCTATAGCTGGGCTAATAAAGCTCGCGAGGACGAAGCTAATAGATAAAGATGAGGTGGTTGTCTGCATACTTACAGGGCATGGGTTGAAGGATCCAGAAATTATTTTGAAGATCCATTCAAAACCAGTTGAGATGGAGGCTGATGTAAACGCCATAGTGAAAATGCTTGAACTCTGA
- a CDS encoding L-lactate permease gives MDIWIQPIDPLGNLFLSFLSALVPILLLILLLCLFRMPGWKASLISSIVCFIISLTVYRAPIHIALLSYIFGLSFGIWPISWIVLNAIFLYEVSEECGCIKSLSDWIKDSLPGDKGLYALLVSFLFGGLIEGVDGYGFPIAMSSTLLISLGFKPLDAVCISLIANTVTVPFASLGVPVETLSMASGLDVKEICLPLSLHLTLISMIIAPLIIYMSSERKAKRRVYEASIVAGATLGASIYLVSTYLDPHLSGILAPLASMLSTVVYIRVRLGVKVKSIGFKGWLPWIIVSILMGVAGFKGLHRTFAVKIYMSGLHEKVFIPLYGSTYSAIYEIQPLAHGTLALISALIVACIFSLKPSKTLRLYINAWKKMKYTFLTIAEILGLAFLMNYTGLSLTLGYSLSYVGPLFPILSGFIGWIGTFVSGSETGSNALFGNLQRIVAMKCGLSPYLTTSLNAAGGVLGKIVSLQSITIGLSAAGLRGEEGTVMLKLIGYSLTLTFILGLTAYLQAYLLPH, from the coding sequence GTGGATATATGGATTCAGCCGATAGATCCCTTGGGAAACTTGTTCCTATCTTTCCTATCAGCATTAGTACCTATTCTGCTACTTATTCTGCTCTTATGCTTATTTAGGATGCCGGGATGGAAAGCATCTCTGATATCCTCAATCGTATGCTTTATCATCTCGCTTACAGTGTATAGGGCCCCCATCCACATAGCTCTTTTAAGCTATATTTTTGGGCTATCTTTCGGCATTTGGCCAATATCATGGATAGTTTTAAACGCCATTTTCCTATATGAAGTCTCTGAGGAATGTGGCTGCATAAAGAGCCTTTCCGATTGGATAAAGGATAGCCTACCGGGCGATAAAGGGTTATATGCCCTCCTCGTATCCTTTCTCTTCGGGGGTCTTATAGAAGGGGTGGACGGATACGGTTTCCCCATAGCTATGTCTTCTACGTTGCTTATAAGCCTCGGATTTAAACCGCTTGACGCTGTCTGCATATCGCTTATAGCGAACACGGTAACGGTGCCATTCGCGAGCCTAGGCGTACCAGTGGAAACTTTAAGCATGGCATCAGGATTAGATGTTAAGGAGATATGTCTACCTCTCTCGTTGCACTTAACCTTAATATCGATGATTATAGCGCCCCTCATAATTTACATGTCATCGGAGCGCAAAGCTAAGCGCAGGGTTTATGAGGCTAGCATAGTGGCGGGTGCAACATTAGGCGCGTCAATATATCTTGTGTCGACTTATTTAGACCCTCATTTATCAGGCATATTGGCGCCATTAGCCTCCATGCTATCAACAGTAGTTTATATCAGAGTTAGGCTGGGGGTAAAGGTTAAATCTATAGGCTTTAAGGGCTGGCTTCCATGGATAATCGTCTCAATTTTAATGGGAGTGGCAGGTTTTAAAGGGCTGCATAGAACATTTGCGGTGAAAATATACATGTCAGGTTTACATGAAAAAGTCTTTATACCCCTATACGGCTCAACCTATAGTGCCATATATGAGATCCAGCCGTTGGCGCATGGAACCTTAGCGTTAATCTCGGCTTTAATAGTGGCATGCATTTTTAGTTTAAAGCCGTCCAAAACGCTAAGGTTATATATAAACGCTTGGAAGAAGATGAAGTACACATTTTTAACTATAGCGGAAATACTTGGCTTAGCTTTCCTCATGAATTATACGGGCTTATCTTTAACGCTGGGATACTCGCTCTCATACGTGGGACCGCTATTTCCCATTCTCTCCGGCTTCATAGGATGGATCGGAACCTTTGTGAGCGGATCAGAAACGGGCTCTAACGCCCTATTTGGAAACCTTCAGAGGATAGTGGCCATGAAGTGCGGTCTCTCGCCATATTTAACTACGAGCCTAAATGCCGCTGGAGGGGTTTTAGGCAAAATAGTCTCCCTACAGAGCATAACGATTGGTCTCTCAGCAGCGGGATTAAGGGGAGAAGAAGGCACCGTTATGCTTAAACTGATCGGCTACAGCTTAACATTAACATTTATACTTGGATTAACAGCTTACCTACAAGCATATCTTTTGCCCCACTAG
- the thrC gene encoding threonine synthase gives MLICVECGEKVEGDFPRDRCPKCGGRGALEYQVDYERLGEVKFVGEFSFWRYRALLPKVKNCATLHEGGTPLYKAERLAKYIGLPKLYLKDETRNPTGSFRDRAAALMVSNMLDLGYTVAVCASNGNMGASLSAYCAKYGILCHVIIPKYVDMGKMAQMIIYAALIEEYGETVDESMERAERIAEETGWYQATSALNPLVIEAQKTIAFEIAEQMGVPDALIVPMGSGGNIYSMWKGFKELNDLGKIKGLPRLIGVQSSGCPPIVSAFLGKETALDTLWTKATSIFVLNPPKEKLAIKAIKETGGLALSVSDQEMLEAEREIAKMEGLFAEPASSGTIAALKRLIQESIISRDESVICLITGSGLKATDVLQALSKKRKMALLETEFSTKEKILRIIARKKTYGYEIWKELGKTMTKAAIYQHLNDLRSRGLISVQVKNGRKYFTITQRGRKVLAAIDEVKVLL, from the coding sequence ATGCTCATATGTGTTGAGTGTGGAGAGAAAGTGGAAGGGGATTTCCCAAGAGACAGATGTCCAAAATGCGGCGGAAGAGGCGCATTAGAATATCAGGTTGACTACGAAAGGTTAGGGGAAGTAAAATTTGTGGGGGAGTTTTCATTCTGGAGATATAGGGCGCTACTTCCAAAAGTAAAGAACTGCGCAACACTTCATGAAGGTGGGACGCCGCTGTATAAAGCTGAGCGTTTAGCGAAGTATATTGGGCTGCCGAAATTATACTTAAAGGATGAGACGAGAAACCCTACGGGCTCCTTTAGGGATAGGGCTGCGGCGTTAATGGTCTCAAACATGCTGGATCTGGGCTACACGGTAGCTGTATGCGCGTCAAATGGCAACATGGGCGCATCATTATCCGCGTACTGTGCGAAGTACGGTATTTTATGCCATGTAATAATACCAAAGTATGTAGATATGGGCAAGATGGCTCAAATGATAATATATGCCGCTCTCATTGAAGAGTACGGCGAAACAGTTGATGAGTCGATGGAGAGAGCTGAGAGAATCGCTGAGGAGACTGGCTGGTATCAGGCTACATCGGCGTTAAACCCGCTCGTTATTGAAGCACAGAAGACTATAGCTTTTGAGATAGCTGAACAGATGGGCGTTCCAGACGCTCTTATTGTCCCTATGGGAAGTGGAGGAAACATATATTCCATGTGGAAGGGCTTCAAGGAACTTAATGATCTGGGTAAGATAAAGGGTTTACCGAGGCTTATTGGGGTTCAATCAAGCGGATGCCCACCCATAGTGAGCGCTTTCCTCGGAAAAGAGACCGCGCTTGACACTTTATGGACTAAAGCCACAAGCATATTTGTTCTTAACCCGCCAAAGGAAAAACTTGCTATAAAAGCCATAAAGGAGACTGGCGGGCTTGCTCTCTCTGTGTCTGATCAAGAGATGCTCGAGGCTGAGCGAGAAATCGCTAAAATGGAGGGGTTGTTCGCTGAGCCGGCTAGCTCTGGGACAATAGCCGCCCTCAAAAGGCTCATACAAGAGTCCATTATTAGTAGAGATGAAAGCGTTATCTGCTTAATAACTGGGAGCGGACTTAAGGCGACAGATGTTTTGCAGGCTTTATCGAAGAAACGTAAAATGGCTTTGCTGGAGACGGAGTTTAGTACGAAAGAGAAGATACTGCGTATAATAGCGAGAAAGAAAACGTATGGATATGAGATATGGAAGGAGCTGGGTAAAACCATGACTAAAGCAGCCATATATCAGCATCTAAACGATCTGAGAAGCAGAGGCTTAATATCCGTCCAAGTAAAGAATGGGAGGAAATATTTCACAATAACCCAGAGGGGTAGAAAAGTGCTCGCCGCCATAGACGAAGTAAAAGTGCTCTTGTAG